In the bacterium SCSIO 12741 genome, CGGTCTTATCCGAATGAGCCAACAGTCGTTTGGCCTCGAGAACCAATCGCTGATTGATCACTTGTAAGGGCGACTGACTGTTGTATTGGGCGAAAAGATTGGACAGTGTTTTGGGCGATTTGAACAAGAGATCCGCATAATCCTTTACCTGATGCTTTTGCCGAAAATGCATTTCAACCAATACATTGAATCGACGAACAATATCCAACTGGCTGTCTTTGATTTCAGGATTGATTAGAAGCTGCTTGGTCAACCGAGAACTTTTAATGAGCAATCGCTTGAGCAATACACGGAGCATTTCACCCTGAATGTGATCGGTAAAATGAAATTCTTCGCGAAACACCTGAATTAGGTTATGCAAACTCTCCGCTTGCTCTTCGTCGAGTGTGACTACCGGAGCGCTGGTAGAACCATAAAACAGGAAACCATAACAAGATACTTCGTGATCATGGTCGTTGATGCAATAGAACTCCCGATTGAATGAAAGAGAAATCACCTTGTGCTCGTCAGATAAAAATTCCACCTGATTATGAGGAGTAAAGAAGATAAGCTGGTTCTTATTGACCTTTACCGGAAGGGTATCCACCAAAAACTCACAGCCATCTTCCAGTACCCAAATAATGCGGTACAGCCGTTCGGTGTTCATTCTTATGTTTTCGGTGGGGCAGGTAAAGTCGCTCATTTGAAAGAGTCCGCCCTCTTTTTCGTCTTGGTGGTATAATTTCATCTTAACTACAAATGTAGAAACGGCTCTCCCTCCCAAAATGACGGCAAGCAGTCATCTCTACTCATTTTTCTAACCAAATGGAGCGGTAGATTCCATGATGAAACCCTTATCTTGGGCCAAACGAATGAAACAGTTTTCGACAGACAAAAAGGAGAGCCGAAAATCCCGGTGGAAGCGCTTTCAGTTCAACCTCTTTCCGGCCTATCGGCGAACGGGTGCCAAGGTGGAGTTTATCTCTGGGGATTGGATGGAGGTTCACATTAGTCTTCGGCTCAAGTGGAGTACACGTAATTATGTGGGAACGGTTTTCGGAGGAAGTATTTATGCCGCTCTCGATCCCATCTACATGCTCCAGCTGATTCACATTCTGGGAAAAGATTATGTGGTGTGGGACAAACGAGCTGAAATTCATTTCATTCGTCCCATTAAAAAGAAAGTAACCGCCCGATTCCTGCTTAATTCGGATCAAATCGAACAAATAAAAAAGGATGTTGCCGAGCAAAAGGAAGTCGATTTTGACCTCCAGGTTCGGTTTCAGAATTCAGCGGGTAAAACTCATGCTTTGGTCAACAAAACCCTTTATGTTTCAGAACGGTCGTATTACCAGGACAAAATAAAAAAGCGAAAATCCTAAATACTATACTCTGGCCGCACCGAACAGGTCGCTTCCATAGAATCAATTATTTTCGCCTTTCATGAGATTTATTCCACCCGCAATCCAGCTGCTTATCCTCGTTTTGTTAGGATCCGTTGTCCGATTCGTATTTGGATATCTCTTTGAACCCTGGACTCAGGCTCCTGATCAATTGGCCTGGCAACTTCTCATTGACGAAGGCAGCTGGTCTTACGACCAATTGATCCACTATCCGCACGAAGGTGGAAGCGTTTTCATTGCTCTTCTCAGTCGGTTTTTAGGTTGGTTTAGTCCTCTGCCCTCTTTGGTGGTTTCTGCCTTTCTGTTGGACTTCTTTTCCCGCCTCATTCAAATGTTAATCGTACGCCGTGTATTTGGACAACGAGATGCGCTCATTTTTGGAATTTGGACCATTCTGGCCTTGCCCATCATTCTTCCATGGGGTACGGTCAATTATGGTCTGCATTCTCTGGCTTCCCTCTTTCCATTTGTACTGATGTATTTGATCCATCGCTCCGATTCCACTCCGCGTTCTCACCTTTCGATAGGTCTGTTTCTCGGCTTCGCTGTGTGGTTTTCATACATCAATGTCGTCTTAATTCCGGTGTACGTGTTGGTCGAGTTCTTTCGATCTCCGCGGTCTCGGAATGCGCTATGGAGCCTATTGGGATTGAGCATCGTTTTAGGCATTCATGTAGGGGTCAGAACTTTTGCCGATCCCGGATTTCAGCTCGACCAAATTCCTTCAGGAAGTATTCGGGGAACGGAGTTTACCCTAAGCGACCCAGAAACCTGGAAACAGCTATACAAAGTTTGGTACGGTCCTTTGGCCGATTCTCTTCTCGTAGTGCCCAATCAGGAAAATGTATATCGCCCCATTCGCTATGTATGGTTGGCCCTGATGGGTTGGGGAATAATGGCCTACCTCAGAGCGGTAAAATTGGGAAACAGACCACAAGTCCCCTCCTGGCTGTTGGTGGCGGTTTTTCTCTTTTTGTGTTTGTATGCCTTAAGTCCGTTTTACCACAATTCACCCACAGTTACCCATTATGTTCTCTATCGCCACCTGTGTTACATTCTTCCGTTGTTGGCACTCTTCGTAACCCTTGGCCTTAATTCAGGTAAACTCAGGCAGATTGGGCTTGTGCTGTTTATCGGTTTAAGCAGTTACGGTTCTCTCCTTTTGTTTGATCAAAGTAAGTCTGAGGAAAGCGGTGAAAAAGCGGCAGGATGGGTTTTGGCGCTCAAATTTGGACATGATCCACAGCGTCTGGCCGGGCTTATTCAGGGCGAACATGAGGCCGAATACGTGGAAGGTATAGGCTGGGGAATGGGAATGGTGTTGCTTCGTTCGGACTCTATTGCTGGTGGTTCCAATGACGAGCAAATCCAGCAATTGGTGAACGCCATGGAACACTTTCCGTTGGAATATCATCCCGAGTTTATCCAGGGTGTTCAATTCAGCACTCAAAACACGGGCACCCCACAATCGGAGCAAGCTTTGTTTGATCGCTTTCTGGAAACCTACGAAAGCTCGGCGACAAATTCGGGTAAAAATTGATGGCACTTCTCTTTCCTGGAAAATCAAAATACTAACTTGGTCAAAATCCAAATTACAGGGCTATGTTAAACTGGAACGACATCATACATACAGCTACTAAGGGAAATCCCTCACCTCCACATCGGGTAGAAAAATCGGATGAAGAATGGCGGGCTCAACTCACAGAAGAGGAATTCTATGTCACTCGTCAAAAGGGAACCGAACGGGCCCATAGTTCGGATATGTGCAACTTTTTTGAGCCCGGAAAATATGCCTGTAAGTGTTGTGACACACCCTTGTTTGACTCGGAAGAGAAATTTCAGAGTGGCACCGGATGGCCTTCATTCACCCAGCCTCTCGACCCAAGTCATGTAGCCCATCACAAAGATGTAAGCTTTGGAATGGTTCGCGTGGAAGTAACTTGCAATGTGTGTGATGCTCATCTTGGCCATGTTTTTCCAGATGGTCCTGAGCCGAGTGGATTGCGGTACTGCATCAATGCAGTCTCTCTAAACAAAATGGATTCTTAACTCAAAAAACACCACATTGAAAACCGACTCTAAGCGCATTTACGGATTCGATTTGGCCCGAGGCTTGGCTTTGGTTGGAATGGTTCTGGTCAATTTTAAGACCGTAATGGTTCTTCCCTCAGAGTCAGACAAGAGTCTCTATCACCTCCTGGAACTTCTATCGGGAAAAGCAGCTGCTCTTTTTGTCGTATTGGCTGGTGTCGGCATGACTCTCATGTGGAAAGGTGCCATGGATCGAGGCGGAAAAGAAAAAGCCGCTCAGGTTCGTATTATCTTATGGAAAAGGGCACTCTTTCTGTTTGTTGTGGGAATGAGCTACTACGTCATTTGGCCGGCCGACATTCTGCACTACTATGGAGTTTACCTCAGTTTTGGGGTCTTGTTTTTAGCTCTTTCCAGAGCTACCCTTATAGCCAGCAGTCTCTTTTTGATTCTAATCTACCCGATCCTTTTGGTTACCCTAAACTACGAAGCGGGCTGGGATTGGAACACCTTGGAATACACCGACTTTTTCACGCCAACTGGATTCTTTCGAAACCTATTTTTCAATGGATTTCACCCAGTCATACCCTGGATTGCATTTCTACTCACCGGAGTTTGGGTCGGCCGATTAGATTTCAATAACAAGGCCATGGTAGCCAAACTTAGGTGGTCATCACTGGTCATTTTTGTCCTCTTCACCATTCTTTCATGGGGAGCCTTAAAAACAGCCGGCCCCTTCCTTGAAATGGATGCCGAAAGCGTTGATTTTTTGTTCTCTACCGGTCCGATGCCGCCATCCCTATTTTATATGCTTTCTGCAAGCAGCCTGGCCGTTTTTCTGATTACCCTTTGCGTTTCCATGGCCAAACGATTTCCAGATTCTCTGGTTATTCGGTCGCTTATCAGTGGAGGCCAATTAGCTCTGACCAATTATTTTGCCCATGTCGTATTGGGCATGCTCGGTCTGTTGATGGTTACTGGAAAGCTGGAACAGGCCTTTTCCATCGAATTTGCATTTGGTTATAGCCTGCTTTTTAGCCTTTTCCTGGTCATTGGATCGCACCTTTGGAAAATGAAAAAAGGCCGAGGCCCTTTGGAAACGCTCATGCGGAAAGTAACCGGCTAATCTTCAAAGCCTTCCATACCTCATGTTTTCTGAATTTCAAAGGTTTTGACAAGGAATAAGTCGGAAGCAATTCACCACCATTTCTTTAAAATGGATTAATTAATTCCTAACTTGCCGAAAGCCGTAAAATTTATTGCTTTACACACCGTTAGCACCGCATCGGAAATTATCGATTCACATCTATGACAGGAAACAAGAAGATCATCCTCGAAGCCTACCGTAATTTGAAACACAAGGTTTCGGGCGAATCCTCCCAATCGCTTAGAGATTCATTAAAGAAGTACGGAGATTCCGTTGAATTGACGTACAAGTATTGTCCGGATTTAGATGAGCACCCCCTCGCAATAAACGCTGCCAAGGCCGTTATCGCCGCCGAACCTCAAGGGATTAGCAAATCGGAAAAGGTTTACCAGCTTTTGGCTGGAAATAGCAACAAATTTGCAGAAGAAAAGGTCTTTGAAGTAGCCCGGGAAGTGGGCCTTAACATGGACCAATTCGAAAAAGATTTTCACGATCCGCAGACTCAAGCTCGTATTGAAAAAGACATTGAAGATTCGAAGCATTGTGGCCTTTGGGTTTTCCCTGGAATTACCATCGACGGATCGCCTTACAACGGAGCCTGGGATGATGACTCCCTCTTTGCAGCCATCGAAAATCGGGGAAGCCAGGAATTTGACAAGGCCATAGAAAGCTTCTTTCAATGGGGTGCTTCAGCCGCTGCCGCCTTGATCATTGCCACGGCCGCTGCCCTGATCATGGTCAACTTCGGTTTTTTCGACCTCTATGAGCACTGGCGACACACCAAAATGGGACTGGCATTCGGAGAACATGACCTAATGCTCCACCTGGAAATTTGGATCAACGACTTTTTGATGGCCATTTTCTTTTTAATGATTGGACTGGAAATTAAAAAGGAGGTATTGGATGGGGAACTATCCGATATGAAACGAGCCGCCATGCCAGTGATTGGAGCTTTAGGTGGAATGACCATTCCTGCCCTTATCTATTTTTTGATGAATACCGGAACTCCCACCGCCAATGGCTGGGGAATTCCCATGGCTACAGATATTGCCTTTACCCTGGGACTCATGGCCTTATTAGGCTCCCGGGTGCCTATATCACTCAAAGTATTTATCTCCGCCCTGGCCGTAGCGGATGACTTGGGAGCGATTGTCGTGATCGCCCTATTCTATGGTCACGGGTTCCACGTCATGCCCTTCTTAGGAGCATTGATTGTGATTGCTCTGATGTTTTACCTCAACAAAAAGAAGGTTTACGACATGACAGCCTACGTGGGCCTTGGGCTCATACTTTGGTTTCTCATCTTTCAAAGTGGACTCCATGCCACGCTTGCTGGGGTGATCACGGCCATTCTAATTCCATCACGTAGAAATGCAGATCTGTCCTTGATTGCGCGTCAAACAGCCATTGTTTTTGACAAGGAACTCGAAAAGATAAACGACGACGGAAACGACCAAAAACACATTGGATTTGCATCCCTTGGCTTACTTCAAAACTCCATTGAACGACTTCGGGAACCCAGTGACCATTTGATGCATTCTTTGGAAAAAATGGTCAACTTTCTAATCCTCCCCGTGTTTGCATTCTTCAATACCGGAATCCTCATTGTGGCGGATAAACTCGATCTTTTTGCCCCCGTTAGTCTGGGCGTTGTATTGGGCCTTGCGATTGGAAAACCACTGGGAATTGTAGGTGCATGCTGGCTGGCATCCAAGTTGAAAATTGCTCAGTTGTCTCCCGAAATAAACTGGCCTCAGTTGATGGGGGCCTCGTGCCTGGCCGGAGTAGGATTTACCATGTCTATTGTGGTGGCTTCAAGTGCCTTTTCCGGAGATCTTTTGACTTCTTCCAAAATCAGTATTCTTATCGCCTCCTTGATTTCAGCAGTGGTGGGATTAGTTATTCTAAGAGCAGTGACCAAAAAAGCCTAAGCTTTTAGCCCACAATCTGCATGATGTTGTCCAGGTAGTGTAAAGTCCAGAAAAGGCATTGCATGTGGATCATTTGGTCGAACCCTATGATGGGGTAAAACTTGCGAGGTTCGTCACGGTATTTGTGGACAAGCTTGCTCGTAAAAAAGTCGGTTATTAAATGCAGGGCTCCGTTAACAAGTGCAAAGAATATGGCTTGTTTAAAAGGCAAAAGCAGGAGGCTGAAAAGCAGAAGGGTTGTGGAATAGGTAGCCACATGAAGGCATAACCATTTCAAACTATAGCTCTTCTTCAAAGCCATATTCGAAGACTGGAAGAGAAAATCCCCAGCCCAGTGGGCCACCAATAGCATGCTAAAAGTCACGTCGAAAAGATAGGTATTAACTGAATGATAGTCCGTACCTAAAGAATTGGATCGGAATTCGGAAGGCCAGCTTAACTAAGAACTATCCAAAATTTTCTGCCAATCAGGCAATCTCCAACTCTGGAATCGCCCAAAAGCCCAATGATAAAGAGCTTTTCCGGATCATGTTGTCCCCATTCCTTCCACCACCAGCTTGTAACCCACACCGCGAATATTGATGATCTTGATGCTTGGATCGGCCTCCAGTTTCTTACGCAGTCGGGAAACAAATACATCTAAGGTTCGGCCAACGTAACCGCCCTCATCGCCCCAAACCCGGTTGAGGATTTCTTCCCTCTTCACCGTTTGATTGCGGCGGTTGATAAAGAGGTGCAGCAATTCGGATTCCTTGCCGGTTAATTCGGTTTTGTTTTCTTCCAATGCCAGCTCCATACTACTGGGATTAAAGGAAAAATTGCCCACATTTAAGGCTGCGGAGGTGGACAATTGAGAGCCATTTTCCGGGCTATGGCCCTTGCCTTTAATTCTCAAAACAAGCAATCCAACGGACAAAATCAAAAAACCAATGATCCACCCTAAATACCCGAATTCAGATTCTTCCGTTTCACCGGGCTCTGAAGGATCGATCAAAGGAGAGGTTTGTGCAAGCTGTTCTGGAGGCCCGATTAGGGTAATCATCAAATCGTAACATCCAGTAGGATGCTCTCGAGCCTGGCAGGGTATCAATTCCTTTTGTTCAGGCAATCCTACTTCGAAGCTGTAGACTACGGCCCGGGAATCACATTCCTCCACCTCCACTCGGTAACTCGAAGCAATTTCCGTTTCCAGCATGACCTCTCGGATAGCCTTGACCAAATCGGCGCTCACAAAATGAAAATCAGATTCCAGCGGAATCTTGTATCGATCCCCGTCCTTCACAATGGGCATAATTCGGGAAGATGAATCTCCAGAGGCCAACAAAACCTGGTGCCCCACCATTCTTAAAACCACCTGAATTCGCCCTTCATCCACATTGGATCGAGCATGGAGCAAGGGACCGCCCGCCATTAGCAGGAGGAACAAACCAGCTCTTATATAATGCCCAAAAATGACCATGGAGTAAAGCTATGAGATTCTCTGCGCTCTACGAAGGTAAAGACATCATTTTACGTTAATTTACACTTCGCTAACCTTTAATTACAGAGCTTTTACGCTTCTTCGCCTTCTCCTCCGGTAGCTTTGGACAAAACGATCAAATTATGCGAATTTCTCTTCTTCTTTTTATTAGTCTGGTTACCTTAATTGGATTGCTATCAACAGGATTTAACCAGAGCCCAGAACCGGAAACTAAAAATTGTACCCCCTCTTCTTCTCCCACCTGGAAATGGAAACATGAGGCCATTTTATCCCAAAGATCCCCCGGTGGTTTAAAAGCTTTTTATCAAGTAAACAGCCCCCAAAAAAAGTTCCTCCGACCCAGCGAATTGTTGCAGGCCAAAACCCTGGAAGATCTTATTCCTGATTACCCGACCCATTGGATTCAGGATTACCAATCGGTGGAAATTCGAGGCCTGGTCAATCAGGATTCGGCTAAGGCTTTTGGCTCCAATATCGAATTGAGTCCGGAGCAATTGAAACTTATTCAGACCGCCGATATGAATTCATCTTTGGAAATTCGTGTTGGGTATGCCACGGCTAATGCGGCTACCGGTGAAACAGATTATCGAACGCTGAAATACTATTCGGCCATTGCCCCTGAACAATCCGCACAATTTCCGGGCGGACACCAAGCGCTATTGGATTACTTAAAAAACGAACACCAAAAAATGGATGAATCCGATCCGGATGTCCCGGTATGGGTGGTAAATGTTTCTTTCCAGGTTGATCCCAACGGAAAAGTTGTCCATGTTCAGTTGGATCAAACCAGTGGTGACCCGGTATGGGATCAAAATTGGATTGAACTGGTGCAAAACCTCCCTACCTGGTCGCCTGCCTTGGACGGCAAGGGTAATACCATCAGCCAACAATTCATTGCTGTAGTTGGAAACCAGGGCTGCTAAACCCTATTCCATCCGAGTAATCCGCTTGATAACAGGTTCTCCATTTCCTTGCAGATGAAGGGTATATACACCCACCGGAAGCGAACTAAAATCAAGGGTTGAGACCTTATTTTCCAAGACACCTGACCGAACCATTCGGCCCTGTGCGTCCATCAACTCGAAGCTCATGAGGGTTTCAACAAAGCTTATGGTCAAGGATTCTTTAACTGGATTTGGATAGACCTGTACACGATCTGGGTCTGCTTTATCACCTTCTATCGAATTGGAGGCATAGGTAAAGCAGGCCAAGGTATCTCTACAACTTCCCTGGCTCACTTGCACAGCATAATTGCCAAACTGAGCCGGTGAGAATGTTCTATTCAATTCACCTTGGATTCGAGCATATCCCTGGTTGCAATCCAACCACTGGTAGGTAGTATAAGGCACCGAGGTTTCCAGATCTTGCCCATTTTGCACCACCTGACCTGTAGCCAAGGTATCGATGGTCAACTGAAACACCCAGGCTGTATCGCAAGACTGTCCAGCCAGAGAAGTATCCCTGTAGGTACCGGAGGTGGTCCAGGTATAATTTCCGCTGGGCGAGGTGTAGGAATTACAGGTTTTAATACTCTGAGAGGGAGCCTGGTAAATCGTATTGATTGTCAAATTAATATTCAGAATACTATCACATCCACTTACCGCCTGAAGCGTATCGTTATAGTTACCCGATACGGTCCAGGTATGTCTTCCACTTGGCGAAGTATAGGACTTGCAGTCGGCCGCTTGAACGGTGGTGTAAACGACGGGCAAAATGGTCAGGTGAAATTGATGAATCGTATCAACCCCGGAACTGGACAGCGTATCAAAATACACACCTGATTGAGTGATGAATTTTCCTCCTGGTAACTTATAGAATCGGCAAGCGCTTACCTGGTGAGACTTCAAAAAATAGCTCGACTTGGGGCTACCAAAAAGAACACCAGCCTTGCCAACCGAGCTGTGATTGAATTCGCCTCCTGCCCAGATTCGGCCATTGGGTAATCGCTCTATACAATTCACTTTGCTGTCCAATCCAAGGTTTCCTCTTTTTACCAGGGTATCGATTGGATTTCCCACCGAATCGAAGGTTAGAATTAGGGCATGGGTAATATCCTTTCCCTGGAGGGTATCCATTTGCATTCCACCTACATATAGCTGCTTGCTTTTCGGATCTTCAGCCAAGGATGTAGGGAGATCGGCTTTGTGAGCCAGAGGTCCAGTGTACGACGAACGCCATATGATGCTCCCATTTTGTGCACTGACCTTGTAAACGTCCAAATGACTTTGAGACATTCCCACCATGAATATGGCCGAGGAATCATGGCTATAAATCAAGCGATAGGTTTCGGATTGTGCTGCATAATAGCTTATCCAATTGGTGTTGTTTCCAGCCAGGTTGTAAGATACCAAACAGGCTCTACCTTGCACATCTTTTCCGGTGATCAATATTTCTTGAGGCGATACTTTCAGTACTTCATTGGAATGAGTCAAAGCGGAGAAATAATCGTAGCGAGTAGACTTGTAATTAACGACCTCTAAAACTTCATTTTCTGAAAAATAATAAAAGGTACCCGCCTTAAATTGAACGGTTTGATTGATGATGGAGTGCTTTTCATGATAGCCTCCAATGTTGCCGGTTTTACCTATCGAATTTGAGTTATAGAGTTGCCCCATATCGGTGGATGGTCCATTGTGACTTCCTTTTACAAGGATATATGGGGTGGTGGAATCTGGTATGAGCTGAAATGGAAATCCGTAGTAGTAACTCGGGCTCGTCCCTTTGCTCCTTACAATTTGCCCCGAATCATTCACTTGCATGAAGATAAAATCGGTGGGATTATCATCTATATAAGGTGGTTTAGAGTCTCCCCTAATGTCGTAAGCCATGATAAGCACATCTCCATTGGGCATAAAATCAAAACCTAAAGGGCGCATTAATAGCCAACTATCTAACCAGGTGCGGAATTGAAGATTTTGATTGAAATCATACTTCTCTAATAATCCCCGGTTTCCTTCTTGTTTGAGCACGTAGGTATGGTTCCCGTTTTTCTTGATTTCGATGACCGATGACGGGTATTCGATTCCGGCTAATCCCAATCTCCTCACCTTGGAGGGAGCTCCGGTTGTGGTGTCCAATTCGGCCGCTGTGACCCAGGTTTTCTCGCAATGGTAGCAGTCTGTTGCCGTGTATTCAAGATCTCCAAAAACCAGCAACTTTCCGTTAACCCAATTGATAACGTGGCCATCTGAAGTCAGGTCTTTACGTGAGGTATCCCGAGTAATCGTCGATTCCCAAAGGACTTGTCCATTATTGGTATTCATCTTTAGGTTTCCCCAGCAACCTGGTCCGGTATTCGCATCTCCGTAATATCCGGTGATGTAGGCCATATCTCCCACCATTTCCACATCCAATGGACCCTGCTCATCGCCATGGCGTACACCAGGATTTCCTTGTCCTTTAAAGCTATATTGAGTATGGTAATCAAACTTGAGCGTGGATTTGTTGAATCGGGAAAACTTGAAATAGTAGGTACTTCCTCCTACGGTAGAATGGCGAAATAAAAAGACCAAGCCGCCCTTGTGGTCAATGCAGTGGGCTACATTATAATCCACGTTGATATTCTCGTCATGTACCACTGCTCCATTGGCCGGATTGATTTTCATAAATAGCCCAGGCGACCACCTGTCTTTTCCATAGAGATAGAGATCATTGGCGGAATCCAGGTAAAGAAATAAGCCTTCCCGTAAATCCTTTTGCTGAGCATAACCGACCCTCCAAATGATGCTATCCGGATTTGCTCCTGAAATTTTGAAAAGGCTATCGCCAACGCAGGAATACATATCACCTGCAGAATCTACTACAAAATGCCTGGAGTCACCCGATACCTTAGACTGGTGAGTGGATAGGGTATCACCGGTTAATTTGCTGATAAAGGCAAATCCTTTTCTTCCTGATCCTTCATAGCCCATCAACAATTTGGTGGCATCATATTCCTTAAAAAAGGAGAAATTCCACCCCTTGATAAAGAAGGGCTTTTTCCACAGAATCTGACCGGATTGATAATCGACCTTCCAGATTTCCCGCAAGTAATTATTGGTACGACGCAAATTGTAGGCATACACCACCGAATCGTTCCATACCATTTCCTTGATGCCCTCATCCCGATACTGACTAAAGTTGTAGACTGAGGTATCGGTATCTCCCGTAGTCCAAACCAGATTTCCGTTGGAATCTACCTTGGTAATGCATGATTGGTGAAGGTATGGATTGGCATTTTCACCACCCAACAAGGTGTAAGGATCGCAATGAATGGAACAAATAATGCTTCCGGAATTGGCGGTGCTGGTATCGGTAAAATAGTGTTCGGTCAATTGAGCTCGAACCGAGTAAACCAGAAAAAGGAGAACAAGCAGTACTCCTGATTTGATTGGCAATGAATTCATAGCGGATTAGGTCAAATTATTAAGGCTTCAAAAATACAATGAAAAACAGTTGAAACCCCGAATTGTTTAACCCCGCCAAACCATTGCACCCCTCCAAAAAGGGCAAGCCCAATGACGGACTGCCCTATTGAAGAAGTTCACTGCATTAAGTCAAATTCAGCCCGATGTTCGAAGCATTTTGCAGCACTGCTTCCCGGGAAGGTCGTTCGGATTGTAGGGAGGCCGTGGATGAACTAAACCACTTTTCAATTTGACGTATCACTTCTCCAAACGGAATGCGCAATACAACCGAAAAAACAATGATCATTACGCCAATAACAATGAGGACAATACCCAGTCCTAACGCTGCCGTACCAAATCCGAATGCCCATAACAACAAGGCTCCAATGATGGCGATTATCACGCCGATAATGGCCACTACAATTCCTATTACACCACCAATGATCATCGCCAGTTCCTGCGATTTTTCCGGAGTAAGTGCTGCTGCTTCGGAAGCGGTCAAGTTTAAATCACCTCCATTTTGAATACGTGCCAGGTAACTTTTGAAGAATGGCAAGGGCTTGAGCACCTCAGCAACCAATCCCAATTGAGTCGCATCAATTTTACCGAGAAGATTCAACTCCTGTTCCGATAGATTGGCATTGCAAATCACCTTCATCAAATCGCGGCTAAAGCCCGCATGTTTTTTGAGAAACGATTCGCTTTCATCGTCCATGTAGGGAAAAGGTTTCTTATTGGTCAGTTGAAAGAGTTGATTTTCCTTTGGCTTTCCATTATCTCCCTCCCAACGCTGCATTCGTCCGGTTCGGTAATCCACATCCAGATACTCGCCCCGAGTACTCTCTTTAAAGGCCACCCGATCACCCACTTGTATCATTTCAAACAGGTCCGATCCATCATCCGTTTTGCCCCAGGTGATAGCTCCACCATTGGGCTCAATAGCGACTGCCCTTCGCTCTCCTACGTCTTCACGCAGGGTAATCAATCGTACTTTGTTTGTCCCTTCCACAGGCACCACCACAAATCGTTGATCGTTTTGCCCCGTTCGTGCCCAGCGAACCACGTCGTGATTGGCCAAATTCCAGGCCCCGACGGCCACATTTTCGTCCCGGGTAAATTCCTTGATTTCGTAACTGTAAAGATCCAAGTCCATCATAATGCTTCATGTATTGATTCCCTCAAACCTAACTCCCTTTGAAGGGA is a window encoding:
- a CDS encoding energy transducer TonB yields the protein MRISLLLFISLVTLIGLLSTGFNQSPEPETKNCTPSSSPTWKWKHEAILSQRSPGGLKAFYQVNSPQKKFLRPSELLQAKTLEDLIPDYPTHWIQDYQSVEIRGLVNQDSAKAFGSNIELSPEQLKLIQTADMNSSLEIRVGYATANAATGETDYRTLKYYSAIAPEQSAQFPGGHQALLDYLKNEHQKMDESDPDVPVWVVNVSFQVDPNGKVVHVQLDQTSGDPVWDQNWIELVQNLPTWSPALDGKGNTISQQFIAVVGNQGC
- a CDS encoding T9SS type A sorting domain-containing protein; the encoded protein is MNSLPIKSGVLLVLLFLVYSVRAQLTEHYFTDTSTANSGSIICSIHCDPYTLLGGENANPYLHQSCITKVDSNGNLVWTTGDTDTSVYNFSQYRDEGIKEMVWNDSVVYAYNLRRTNNYLREIWKVDYQSGQILWKKPFFIKGWNFSFFKEYDATKLLMGYEGSGRKGFAFISKLTGDTLSTHQSKVSGDSRHFVVDSAGDMYSCVGDSLFKISGANPDSIIWRVGYAQQKDLREGLFLYLDSANDLYLYGKDRWSPGLFMKINPANGAVVHDENINVDYNVAHCIDHKGGLVFLFRHSTVGGSTYYFKFSRFNKSTLKFDYHTQYSFKGQGNPGVRHGDEQGPLDVEMVGDMAYITGYYGDANTGPGCWGNLKMNTNNGQVLWESTITRDTSRKDLTSDGHVINWVNGKLLVFGDLEYTATDCYHCEKTWVTAAELDTTTGAPSKVRRLGLAGIEYPSSVIEIKKNGNHTYVLKQEGNRGLLEKYDFNQNLQFRTWLDSWLLMRPLGFDFMPNGDVLIMAYDIRGDSKPPYIDDNPTDFIFMQVNDSGQIVRSKGTSPSYYYGFPFQLIPDSTTPYILVKGSHNGPSTDMGQLYNSNSIGKTGNIGGYHEKHSIINQTVQFKAGTFYYFSENEVLEVVNYKSTRYDYFSALTHSNEVLKVSPQEILITGKDVQGRACLVSYNLAGNNTNWISYYAAQSETYRLIYSHDSSAIFMVGMSQSHLDVYKVSAQNGSIIWRSSYTGPLAHKADLPTSLAEDPKSKQLYVGGMQMDTLQGKDITHALILTFDSVGNPIDTLVKRGNLGLDSKVNCIERLPNGRIWAGGEFNHSSVGKAGVLFGSPKSSYFLKSHQVSACRFYKLPGGKFITQSGVYFDTLSSSGVDTIHQFHLTILPVVYTTVQAADCKSYTSPSGRHTWTVSGNYNDTLQAVSGCDSILNINLTINTIYQAPSQSIKTCNSYTSPSGNYTWTTSGTYRDTSLAGQSCDTAWVFQLTIDTLATGQVVQNGQDLETSVPYTTYQWLDCNQGYARIQGELNRTFSPAQFGNYAVQVSQGSCRDTLACFTYASNSIEGDKADPDRVQVYPNPVKESLTISFVETLMSFELMDAQGRMVRSGVLENKVSTLDFSSLPVGVYTLHLQGNGEPVIKRITRME